The Streptomyces sp. P9-A4 genome contains a region encoding:
- a CDS encoding NaeI family type II restriction endonuclease: MLPFDVTAALNIQAQTQLDEDVELAAVWNHLRQMDSAERRFARALRDTIDQLLNGEDTGRYDWKSLYKTEKTHAGTLVEIKLQREFRFDDGIDMDYRIAGIDVDCKYSQQFGAWMIPPEARGHLCLLVWANDQKSLWSAGVIRIRDEWLNQGNNRDLKLTVKAEHRDKIVWLWRDADLPENVLLHMDPADRAAVFAHKSGQSKLNELFRRVQNRRIGRNVIRTVAQQKDYMKRVRGNGGSRSALREHGFLIMGDYESHRRIAVGLGVPVPQEGEFVSTRVVEVPPGTDRRSVALDGRLWACATADEAAAAGPSLPAHTA, translated from the coding sequence TTGCTCCCCTTCGATGTCACCGCCGCCTTGAACATCCAGGCACAGACCCAGCTAGATGAAGACGTCGAACTCGCCGCCGTCTGGAACCATCTCCGCCAGATGGACTCCGCCGAGCGGCGTTTCGCCCGTGCCCTCCGCGACACGATCGACCAGCTGCTCAACGGCGAGGACACGGGGCGCTACGACTGGAAGTCGCTCTACAAAACCGAGAAGACGCACGCCGGCACGCTGGTGGAGATCAAGCTCCAGCGCGAGTTCAGGTTCGACGACGGCATCGACATGGACTACCGCATCGCCGGCATCGACGTGGACTGCAAGTACTCACAGCAGTTCGGTGCGTGGATGATTCCGCCGGAGGCCCGGGGCCACCTCTGCCTCCTGGTGTGGGCCAACGACCAGAAGAGCCTGTGGAGCGCGGGCGTCATCCGGATCAGAGACGAATGGCTGAACCAGGGCAACAACCGCGATCTGAAGCTCACCGTGAAAGCCGAGCACCGCGACAAGATCGTCTGGCTCTGGCGTGACGCGGACCTGCCCGAGAACGTCCTGCTGCACATGGATCCGGCCGACCGAGCAGCCGTCTTCGCTCACAAGTCCGGGCAGTCCAAGCTCAACGAACTCTTCCGGCGCGTACAGAACCGCAGGATCGGCCGGAACGTGATCCGTACCGTTGCCCAGCAGAAGGACTACATGAAGCGCGTCCGCGGGAACGGCGGTTCCCGCTCGGCACTGCGTGAGCACGGGTTCCTCATCATGGGGGACTACGAGAGCCACCGGCGCATCGCTGTCGGCCTTGGCGTACCCGTCCCTCAGGAAGGCGAATTCGTCAGCACCCGCGTTGTCGAAGTGCCGCCCGGTACGGACCGCCGCAGCGTCGCACTGGACGGCCGTCTGTGGGCATGCGCTACGGCGGACGAGGCCGCGGCAGCCGGTCCTTCCCTCCCGGCTCACACCGCCTAG
- a CDS encoding YidC/Oxa1 family membrane protein insertase translates to MSVFASLVERLADLLQPLFAGTATAAAIILFTLLVRLAIHPLSRAAARGQKARTRLAPQLAALRKKHAKNPDRLQKAIMELHAEEKVSPLAGCLPSLLQAPAFFLMFHLFSSGRMAGHSLFAAPLGDHYADALSHGGVFGPAGLVYLVLFAIVATVATYNYLRAKRQPVAVAVEPGQPGAGVAAGMAKFLPLLSFATLISVAAVPLAAALYIVTSTTWTAVERTFLYRDMPGAALVTPA, encoded by the coding sequence TTGTCCGTCTTCGCTTCCCTGGTCGAGCGGCTCGCCGACCTGCTCCAGCCGCTCTTCGCCGGCACCGCCACGGCCGCCGCGATCATCCTCTTCACCCTGCTCGTACGGCTCGCGATCCACCCGCTCTCCCGGGCCGCCGCCCGGGGCCAGAAGGCGCGCACCCGGCTCGCCCCCCAGCTCGCCGCGCTCCGCAAGAAGCACGCCAAGAACCCCGACCGCCTGCAGAAGGCGATCATGGAACTGCATGCCGAGGAGAAGGTCTCGCCGCTCGCGGGCTGCCTGCCGAGCCTGCTCCAGGCACCCGCGTTCTTCCTGATGTTCCACCTCTTCTCCAGCGGGCGGATGGCCGGGCACAGCCTCTTCGCCGCCCCACTGGGCGACCACTACGCCGACGCCCTCTCCCACGGCGGGGTCTTCGGCCCGGCCGGCCTCGTCTACCTCGTGCTCTTCGCGATCGTGGCCACCGTCGCCACGTACAACTACCTCCGGGCCAAGCGGCAGCCGGTGGCGGTCGCGGTGGAGCCCGGCCAGCCCGGCGCGGGGGTGGCCGCGGGCATGGCCAAGTTCCTGCCGCTGCTCTCCTTCGCGACCCTGATCTCGGTCGCGGCCGTACCGCTGGCCGCCGCGCTCTACATCGTCACCAGCACCACCTGGACCGCCGTCGAGCGGACCTTCCTCTACCGGGACATGCCGGGGGCGGCCCTGGTTACTCCCGCGTAA
- a CDS encoding DUF6412 domain-containing protein, whose protein sequence is MTIRALVLRIVAPLFFLLAVADLLLSDGASVSAAVALAATGVVCALFGARTALAVPPTAVRTAIRDRERRTAFLPQRDPDAAGRRRPRAPGRPLLTAA, encoded by the coding sequence ATGACGATCAGGGCCCTGGTCCTGCGCATCGTCGCGCCACTGTTCTTCCTCCTCGCCGTCGCCGACCTCCTGCTCTCCGACGGTGCGAGCGTCTCCGCCGCCGTCGCCCTCGCCGCGACCGGCGTCGTGTGCGCCCTCTTCGGAGCCCGTACGGCCCTGGCGGTGCCGCCCACCGCCGTCCGCACCGCCATACGCGACCGCGAGCGCCGCACCGCCTTCCTGCCCCAGCGCGATCCCGACGCCGCAGGGCGGCGCAGACCCCGCGCTCCCGGCCGTCCCCTCCTGACGGCCGCGTAG
- a CDS encoding DNA cytosine methyltransferase, with product MASTESEFTSVEICAGAGGQAIGLHQAGFRHLALVEIDPHAAATLRKNIDTQKAWRWEKENCDVLHADVKKFDPAKHLEKAGEKWLRDGLDLLAGGVPCPPFSHAGKQLGKDDERDLFPRMLELVELLNPRAVMIENVRGIMDPKFSDYRDYIRARLQSGDYRAENGTVTYDPGLGYKVCAWDVLEASDFGVPQLRPRAILVALRNDVAEDLKYEWPTATHEEPVSIAKALQPTMHDRYKRYFGGVHGQRAKDAYAAWLDTATRREAELKGKGGGIAPTLVGGSKKHGGADLGPSRAKAAWKQLGVSGLGVANDMETCETKQSEERDLFGADGPMLTVQQAAIVQGFPEDWIFEGGKTAQYRQVGNAFPPPVAAAVGKSIMEVLKAARERDAQQR from the coding sequence ATGGCCAGCACTGAGTCGGAGTTCACCTCGGTCGAGATCTGTGCTGGAGCCGGCGGGCAGGCCATCGGGCTGCACCAAGCGGGTTTCAGGCATCTGGCGCTCGTCGAGATCGACCCGCACGCGGCGGCGACGCTGCGGAAGAACATCGACACGCAGAAAGCGTGGCGATGGGAGAAGGAGAACTGCGATGTTCTCCATGCGGATGTAAAGAAGTTCGACCCGGCCAAGCACTTGGAAAAGGCTGGGGAGAAGTGGCTGCGCGATGGCCTTGACCTGTTGGCCGGAGGCGTGCCGTGCCCTCCTTTCTCGCATGCGGGCAAGCAGCTCGGCAAGGATGACGAGCGCGACCTCTTTCCTCGCATGCTGGAACTCGTCGAATTGCTCAACCCCAGGGCAGTCATGATCGAGAACGTGCGGGGGATCATGGATCCCAAGTTCTCGGACTACCGCGACTACATCAGGGCGCGGCTGCAGAGTGGTGATTACCGGGCAGAGAACGGGACAGTCACTTACGATCCGGGGCTCGGCTACAAGGTGTGCGCGTGGGATGTCCTGGAGGCGAGTGATTTCGGTGTCCCGCAGCTCCGCCCGCGAGCCATTCTCGTTGCTCTGCGTAATGACGTGGCTGAGGACCTGAAGTACGAATGGCCCACGGCTACGCACGAGGAGCCGGTCAGCATCGCGAAGGCGCTCCAGCCGACGATGCACGACCGCTACAAGCGCTACTTCGGCGGCGTTCACGGCCAGCGGGCGAAGGACGCCTATGCGGCCTGGCTGGACACGGCGACGCGCCGGGAAGCCGAGCTCAAGGGCAAGGGCGGAGGTATCGCGCCCACTCTTGTCGGCGGCTCGAAGAAGCATGGTGGCGCTGATCTCGGGCCTAGCCGAGCCAAGGCTGCCTGGAAGCAGCTCGGCGTTTCCGGCCTGGGTGTGGCCAACGACATGGAGACCTGCGAGACGAAGCAGTCCGAGGAGCGCGACCTCTTCGGCGCGGACGGCCCGATGCTCACGGTCCAGCAGGCGGCGATCGTCCAGGGCTTCCCTGAGGACTGGATTTTCGAGGGCGGCAAGACCGCGCAGTACCGGCAGGTGGGGAATGCATTCCCGCCGCCCGTCGCGGCCGCCGTGGGCAAGTCGATCATGGAGGTACTGAAGGCGGCGCGGGAGCGCGACGCCCAGCAGCGCTGA
- a CDS encoding fumarylacetoacetate hydrolase family protein, producing the protein MKLLRVGPPGAERPALLDQDGRLRDLSALVDDIDGSLLADASALDRVRAAAGAGVLPALDATGLRVGPPVGRIGKVVCIGLNYHGHAAETGQATPAEPVVFLKAADTVVGPDDTVLVPRGSVKTDWEVELAIVIGRTARYLETDEEALAHVAGYAVAHDVSEREFQIERGGTWDKGKNCETFNPLGPWLVTADEVPDPQALGMRLWVNGELRQDGHTSDQIFPVAEVVRYVSRFMTLYPGDIINTGTPAGVAMGQPEPKPYLRPGDVVELEVDGLGRQRQELKSA; encoded by the coding sequence ATGAAGCTGCTGCGTGTCGGCCCGCCCGGAGCCGAGCGTCCCGCCCTGCTCGACCAGGACGGAAGGCTCCGCGACCTGTCCGCGCTGGTCGACGACATCGACGGCAGTCTGCTCGCCGACGCCTCCGCCCTGGACCGCGTCCGGGCCGCCGCCGGCGCCGGAGTGCTGCCCGCGCTCGACGCCACCGGGCTGCGCGTCGGCCCGCCGGTCGGCCGGATCGGCAAGGTCGTGTGCATCGGGCTGAACTACCACGGGCACGCCGCCGAGACCGGTCAGGCCACCCCCGCCGAGCCCGTCGTCTTCCTCAAGGCCGCCGACACCGTCGTCGGCCCCGACGACACCGTGCTCGTACCGCGCGGCTCGGTGAAGACGGACTGGGAGGTGGAGCTGGCGATCGTCATCGGCCGCACCGCCCGGTATCTGGAGACCGACGAGGAGGCCCTCGCGCACGTCGCCGGGTACGCCGTCGCGCACGACGTCTCCGAGCGCGAGTTCCAGATCGAGCGCGGCGGCACCTGGGACAAGGGCAAGAACTGCGAGACCTTCAACCCGCTCGGGCCCTGGCTGGTCACCGCCGACGAGGTGCCGGACCCGCAGGCGCTCGGCATGCGGCTCTGGGTCAACGGCGAGCTCAGGCAGGACGGTCACACCTCGGACCAGATCTTCCCGGTCGCCGAGGTCGTGCGGTACGTCAGCCGGTTCATGACCCTCTACCCCGGCGACATCATCAACACCGGCACGCCCGCCGGTGTCGCCATGGGGCAGCCGGAGCCCAAGCCGTACCTGCGGCCCGGCGACGTGGTCGAGCTGGAGGTCGACGGCCTCGGCCGCCAGCGCCAGGAACTCAAGAGCGCCTGA
- a CDS encoding winged helix-turn-helix transcriptional regulator — MDPMALGKDYAHQQCSIARALEVVGERWTLLVVRDAFYGVRRYSDFLVHLGAPRAVLAARLQALVEAGVLGRRRYQESPPRDEYLLTERGLALWPVLRSLGAWGRTEAPGAVPVRHFHHADCGTELGPYGECPACRVAVPPADVEMRPGSGLDRDPADPVSRALLHPRRLLVPLEQN, encoded by the coding sequence ATGGATCCCATGGCTCTCGGCAAGGACTACGCCCACCAGCAGTGCTCCATCGCCCGCGCCCTGGAGGTCGTCGGGGAGCGCTGGACCCTGCTCGTCGTGCGCGACGCCTTCTACGGCGTCCGGCGCTACAGCGACTTCCTCGTCCACCTCGGCGCCCCCCGCGCCGTCCTCGCCGCCCGCCTCCAGGCCCTCGTCGAGGCCGGCGTCCTCGGCCGGCGGCGCTACCAGGAGTCGCCCCCGCGCGACGAGTACCTGCTCACCGAGCGCGGCCTCGCCCTCTGGCCGGTCCTGCGCTCCCTCGGTGCCTGGGGCAGGACCGAGGCGCCCGGGGCCGTACCCGTACGCCACTTCCACCACGCCGACTGCGGCACCGAACTCGGCCCGTACGGCGAATGCCCCGCCTGCCGTGTCGCCGTGCCGCCCGCCGACGTCGAGATGCGGCCGGGATCCGGGCTCGACCGGGACCCCGCCGACCCCGTCAGCCGCGCCCTGCTCCACCCCCGCCGCCTCCTGGTCCCGCTGGAGCAGAACTGA
- a CDS encoding MFS transporter: MLQPATTEAAPRSPGRAGRPGAALAVTAAATAVALMNYTAPMLTLPDMAAAFATPASAQAWLLNGTPLGLAVLLLVAGSLADAHGRRRIFLLGTLTLGLTTALGALAGSTLTFTAARIAQGAASAAVLAGSLGLLAHAYPAGRDRIRATGIWGASVSGGIALGPLLAGALSLADWRLAYGVLGAAALATAAVGARTLTADGPAPERSRSRPDITGAVTLGLALAALLTALTLGRDGWLRAPVGLLLLASAALTALFVVVEHRSRAPMVDLALLRRPTFLASTLGALFTGLAVIGLFSVVPALLQGGAGMSPLGAASLFLLWSGTAFVAALQARRLAGRLSAAYQLALGFALSASGVLALLGGLEGPWPRLLPGLVVAGVGSGLLNAALPRLAVDSVPPERAAMGSGANNTARYIGSSAGVALTLALVPAGPDTTLLVSAGLALTGAALTLVLGGRRRER, translated from the coding sequence ATGCTCCAGCCCGCCACCACCGAGGCCGCCCCCCGGTCACCCGGCCGCGCCGGCCGGCCCGGGGCCGCCCTCGCCGTCACCGCCGCCGCCACCGCCGTCGCGCTGATGAACTACACGGCCCCGATGCTCACGCTCCCCGACATGGCCGCCGCCTTCGCGACCCCGGCCTCGGCCCAGGCCTGGCTGCTCAACGGCACCCCGCTCGGCCTCGCCGTACTCCTCCTCGTGGCCGGCAGCCTCGCCGACGCGCACGGGCGCCGCCGGATCTTCCTCCTCGGCACCCTCACCCTCGGCCTCACCACCGCCCTCGGCGCCCTCGCGGGCTCCACGCTCACCTTCACCGCCGCCCGGATCGCCCAGGGCGCGGCGAGCGCGGCGGTCCTCGCGGGCAGCCTGGGCCTGCTCGCCCACGCGTACCCGGCGGGCCGGGACAGGATCAGGGCGACGGGCATCTGGGGGGCCTCGGTCAGCGGCGGCATCGCACTCGGCCCCCTGCTCGCGGGCGCGCTGAGCCTGGCGGACTGGCGGCTGGCGTACGGGGTACTGGGCGCGGCGGCGCTGGCGACGGCGGCGGTGGGGGCGCGGACGCTGACCGCCGACGGACCGGCACCTGAGCGGTCCCGTTCCCGCCCCGACATCACCGGAGCGGTCACTCTCGGCCTCGCCCTGGCGGCCCTGCTCACCGCCCTCACTCTCGGCCGGGACGGCTGGCTGCGGGCCCCGGTGGGTCTCCTGCTCCTGGCATCGGCCGCCCTGACGGCGCTCTTCGTGGTCGTCGAGCATCGGAGCCGGGCGCCCATGGTGGACCTGGCCCTGCTGCGGAGGCCCACGTTCCTGGCGTCGACGCTGGGGGCGCTGTTCACGGGCCTGGCGGTGATCGGGCTGTTCAGCGTGGTGCCCGCGCTGCTCCAGGGCGGGGCCGGAATGTCGCCGCTCGGCGCGGCGTCGCTGTTCCTGCTCTGGTCGGGCACGGCGTTCGTGGCGGCCCTCCAGGCCCGCCGCCTCGCGGGCCGGCTCTCCGCCGCGTACCAGCTGGCGCTGGGCTTCGCCCTGTCGGCGTCAGGGGTCCTCGCTCTGCTCGGCGGGCTCGAAGGCCCCTGGCCGCGCCTGCTCCCCGGGCTGGTGGTGGCGGGCGTGGGCAGCGGCCTCCTGAACGCCGCGCTCCCCCGGCTCGCGGTCGACTCCGTACCGCCGGAGCGGGCGGCGATGGGCTCGGGCGCCAACAACACCGCCCGCTACATCGGCTCCTCGGCCGGGGTGGCCCTGACGCTGGCCCTGGTGCCGGCGGGCCCGGACACGACGCTCCTGGTCTCGGCGGGGCTGGCGCTCACGGGCGCGGCGCTCACGCTCGTACTGGGCGGACGGCGGCGCGAGCGGTGA
- a CDS encoding class E sortase: protein MRARVGQRIPVVVQSRGRRRSGARVLFVCAETVVTCGVLVLLLVVHQLWWTNLEARAEALDQVRALEQEWAVPLPEQTLGDPTVGGQTPGGDPADEDSVVGDRPDDGASAGASAGSAGEPASPGTSRSDAFAVLRIPRLGLTVPVAHGVSKRSVLDKGYVGHYSGTGDPGRVGNFALAGHRNTHGEPFRYINRLEEGDEISVRTRARTYVYRVDQVLRQTAPRDVGVIRPVPRSLVKPSYGYDAPGAYLTLTTCTPEFSSTYRLVVWAKLVR, encoded by the coding sequence GTGCGGGCCAGGGTGGGGCAGCGGATACCGGTCGTCGTCCAGTCGCGAGGACGGCGCCGTTCGGGTGCCCGCGTGCTGTTCGTGTGCGCCGAGACCGTCGTCACCTGTGGGGTTCTCGTCCTGCTCCTTGTCGTCCATCAGCTCTGGTGGACCAATCTGGAGGCCCGCGCCGAGGCCCTCGACCAGGTGCGCGCCCTGGAGCAGGAGTGGGCCGTGCCGCTGCCCGAGCAGACCCTGGGAGATCCGACCGTCGGCGGGCAGACACCCGGTGGGGATCCGGCCGACGAGGACTCGGTCGTCGGCGATCGTCCGGACGACGGTGCGTCGGCAGGCGCCTCCGCCGGATCCGCCGGCGAGCCCGCCTCTCCCGGCACCTCCCGCTCCGACGCCTTCGCCGTCCTCCGTATCCCCCGGCTCGGCCTCACCGTTCCCGTCGCCCACGGCGTCTCCAAGCGTTCCGTCCTCGACAAGGGGTACGTCGGGCACTACTCGGGCACCGGCGACCCCGGGCGCGTCGGGAACTTCGCGCTCGCCGGGCACCGGAACACCCATGGCGAGCCCTTCCGGTACATCAACCGGCTGGAGGAGGGGGACGAGATCTCCGTACGCACGCGCGCGCGTACGTACGTCTACCGCGTCGACCAGGTCCTGCGGCAGACCGCTCCCCGCGACGTGGGCGTCATCCGGCCCGTGCCCCGGTCCCTCGTCAAGCCCTCGTACGGGTACGACGCCCCCGGCGCCTATCTCACCCTCACCACCTGCACCCCCGAGTTCAGCAGCACCTACCGGCTCGTCGTCTGGGCGAAGCTCGTCCGGTAG
- a CDS encoding choice-of-anchor A family protein has product MERNAYDRRRDRRRLALIAASTVGATALVGALAVTGWAEPLPGGLGPCKPGNCPTGPYPGIGSGDVVYRDNNINIFVGGDFLVREAAAEAEGKVVVLGAFDQNKKAGVSAVYNVGVAGVGSRVPPDNGTDFLTVGKDLTVASGQRLLAEEGSVSGVVRYGGTLSGTVAPTPVHDADAAAPYTALRDQLTDASQCYAYVNGASRTPTGTAVNNGSETLFTGDGTSSLQVFNVDFDLESASGGQQGIAFAGIPADATVLVNVLGGERVVDSYIAGLPDGLRDRVLWNFPDASRVKFEGTAQFAGGVLIGNQASTTTITMPGMNGRFFTTGNLTHSSETTGGGGQEIHAYPFNGDLPDCTDPTPTPTPTEPTPTPTEPTPTPTEPTPTPTEPTPTPTEPTPTPTEPTPTPTPTDDTTGGWTAGGSDGGSDGGYGENGGYGNSGGGNHGPMGQLPETGAGTGKIVMGATAVGLALGGGALVAFTRRRRRMS; this is encoded by the coding sequence ATGGAACGAAACGCCTATGACCGCCGCCGTGACCGACGCCGTCTCGCCCTCATCGCCGCGTCCACGGTCGGAGCCACCGCCCTGGTCGGCGCGCTGGCCGTGACCGGCTGGGCCGAGCCGCTGCCGGGCGGCCTCGGCCCCTGCAAGCCCGGCAACTGCCCCACCGGTCCCTACCCCGGCATCGGCAGCGGCGACGTCGTGTACCGCGACAACAACATCAACATCTTCGTCGGCGGCGACTTCCTCGTCCGCGAGGCGGCGGCCGAGGCCGAGGGCAAGGTCGTCGTCCTCGGCGCCTTCGACCAGAACAAGAAGGCCGGGGTGTCGGCCGTCTACAACGTCGGCGTCGCGGGCGTCGGCTCCCGCGTCCCCCCGGACAACGGCACCGACTTCCTCACCGTCGGCAAGGACCTGACGGTCGCCTCCGGGCAGCGGCTGCTCGCCGAGGAGGGCTCGGTCAGCGGCGTCGTACGGTACGGGGGCACGCTCTCCGGCACGGTGGCGCCCACCCCGGTGCACGACGCCGACGCCGCCGCCCCGTACACCGCGCTCCGCGACCAGCTCACCGACGCGAGCCAGTGCTACGCCTATGTGAACGGGGCCTCCCGCACCCCCACCGGGACCGCCGTCAACAACGGCTCCGAGACCCTCTTCACGGGTGACGGGACCTCGTCGCTCCAGGTCTTCAACGTCGACTTCGACCTGGAGTCGGCGAGCGGCGGCCAGCAGGGAATCGCCTTCGCCGGGATTCCGGCCGACGCGACCGTCCTCGTCAACGTCCTCGGCGGCGAACGCGTCGTCGACTCGTACATCGCCGGGCTGCCGGACGGGCTGCGCGACCGGGTGCTGTGGAACTTCCCGGACGCGAGCCGGGTCAAGTTCGAGGGGACGGCCCAGTTCGCGGGCGGTGTCCTGATCGGCAACCAGGCCAGCACGACGACGATCACCATGCCGGGCATGAACGGCCGCTTCTTCACCACCGGAAACCTGACGCACTCCTCGGAGACCACGGGCGGCGGTGGCCAGGAGATCCACGCGTATCCGTTCAACGGCGACCTGCCCGACTGCACGGATCCCACGCCGACCCCGACGCCCACGGAGCCGACGCCTACACCGACGGAGCCCACTCCCACTCCGACCGAGCCGACGCCGACACCCACGGAGCCGACCCCGACACCGACCGAGCCCACCCCGACACCCACCGAGCCGACCCCGACCCCCACGCCCACCGACGACACGACCGGCGGTTGGACGGCCGGCGGGAGTGACGGCGGGAGCGACGGTGGTTACGGGGAGAACGGCGGATACGGCAACTCCGGCGGCGGCAACCACGGGCCGATGGGCCAGCTCCCCGAGACCGGCGCGGGCACCGGGAAGATCGTCATGGGCGCCACCGCCGTCGGTCTCGCCCTCGGCGGCGGCGCGCTCGTGGCCTTCACCCGGCGGCGGAGGCGTATGAGCTGA
- a CDS encoding sodium:solute symporter family protein, producing the protein MVLTVALGLLAVRRHQTGGLDAWSVGGRSLGPVFIWVLMAGEGYTSFSYLGAAGWGYNYGAPVLYVVAYMSCGYAVGYVVGPMLWGYARKHGLVAISDMAAHRYRRPWLGAAVAVLATVFLLPYIQLQITGMGVVVSTISYGTIGLNPAYFLAFAVTTGFVVVSGLRGSAWVSVLKDALVILTLGFLFVYVPLHYFGGFGEFFGRLVDEKSEWLKLPGHGGEESGYGVGWFASTTVLNSLTVVIFPTTVAGYLGARDADTLRRNAVWLPAYNVLLFVPMLLGMAALFVVPGLVGAESNLALFELVTDSLPAWAVGLVGVAAALSSIVPMAVFMLVIGTMWGRSVLSLAPRLRAREKGLSQLVVVVAGALALLMTYTAPNTLVRLSLISYEGMAQLLPLVLLGLVWRRMTLVGGVCGLAMGVALVCALVFSGNDPLWGVNAGLLALVANLAVAVPVSLYGPPDRGDERPDDEVLALEEFTEAAVGGVRA; encoded by the coding sequence ATGGTGCTGACCGTCGCCCTCGGGCTGCTCGCCGTCCGCCGGCACCAGACCGGCGGGCTCGACGCCTGGTCGGTCGGCGGGCGTTCGCTCGGCCCCGTCTTCATCTGGGTGCTGATGGCCGGGGAGGGGTACACCAGCTTCAGCTACCTCGGCGCCGCCGGGTGGGGGTACAACTACGGCGCCCCGGTGCTCTACGTCGTCGCCTACATGTCCTGCGGCTACGCCGTGGGTTACGTCGTCGGGCCCATGCTCTGGGGGTACGCCCGCAAGCACGGCCTCGTCGCGATCAGCGACATGGCCGCCCACCGCTACCGCCGGCCCTGGCTCGGCGCCGCCGTCGCCGTCCTCGCGACCGTCTTCCTGCTGCCGTACATCCAGCTCCAGATCACCGGCATGGGCGTGGTCGTGTCCACGATCTCGTACGGCACGATCGGCCTGAACCCCGCCTACTTCCTCGCCTTCGCCGTCACCACCGGCTTCGTCGTGGTGAGCGGGCTGCGCGGGAGCGCCTGGGTGTCCGTGCTCAAGGACGCGCTGGTCATCCTCACCCTGGGCTTCCTCTTCGTGTACGTGCCGCTGCACTACTTCGGCGGGTTCGGGGAGTTCTTCGGGCGGCTCGTCGACGAGAAGAGCGAGTGGCTGAAACTGCCCGGACACGGCGGCGAGGAGAGCGGGTACGGCGTCGGCTGGTTCGCCTCCACCACCGTCCTCAACTCCCTCACCGTCGTCATCTTCCCCACCACCGTCGCCGGCTACCTCGGCGCCCGCGACGCCGACACCCTGCGCCGCAACGCCGTCTGGCTGCCCGCGTACAACGTGCTGCTCTTCGTCCCCATGCTGCTCGGCATGGCCGCGCTCTTCGTCGTCCCCGGGCTCGTCGGCGCCGAGTCGAACCTCGCGCTGTTCGAGCTGGTCACGGACTCCCTGCCCGCCTGGGCCGTCGGGCTCGTCGGGGTCGCGGCGGCGCTCTCCTCGATCGTGCCGATGGCCGTGTTCATGCTGGTCATCGGCACCATGTGGGGGCGGAGCGTGCTCAGCCTCGCGCCACGGCTGCGCGCCCGCGAGAAGGGGCTCTCGCAGTTGGTGGTCGTGGTCGCGGGGGCGCTCGCCCTCCTCATGACGTACACCGCCCCCAACACCCTCGTACGCCTCTCCCTCATCTCCTACGAGGGGATGGCCCAGCTGCTTCCGCTGGTGCTGCTGGGTCTGGTGTGGCGGCGGATGACCCTGGTGGGCGGGGTGTGCGGGCTCGCGATGGGCGTCGCGCTCGTCTGCGCGCTGGTCTTCTCCGGGAACGATCCGCTCTGGGGCGTCAACGCGGGGCTGCTCGCCCTCGTCGCCAACCTCGCCGTGGCCGTCCCCGTCAGCCTGTACGGGCCTCCGGACCGCGGCGACGAGCGCCCCGACGACGAGGTGCTCGCCCTGGAGGAGTTCACCGAGGCGGCGGTCGGTGGTGTGCGGGCCTGA
- a CDS encoding very short patch repair endonuclease produces MPQPSPTSDWSPPEGSWASSAARRRNMQAIRSRDTKPEQLVRRLLHAQGLRYRVSARPLPDLRRTADIVFRPVKVAVFIDGCYWHGCPEHYVAPKTNPGYWSGKVARNMARDGDTDQRLKDAGWTVLRFWEHESAEACAARIAHEVAQRRAPAHGEGTDAEPG; encoded by the coding sequence ATGCCTCAGCCGAGCCCCACGTCAGACTGGTCACCGCCGGAAGGCTCGTGGGCGTCGTCAGCCGCCCGGCGCCGGAACATGCAAGCGATCCGCAGCCGTGACACCAAGCCGGAGCAGTTGGTACGAAGACTCCTGCACGCTCAGGGGCTGCGCTACCGCGTCTCGGCCCGGCCTCTGCCGGATCTCCGGCGCACTGCGGACATCGTCTTCCGGCCGGTGAAGGTGGCTGTGTTCATCGATGGCTGCTACTGGCACGGATGCCCGGAGCATTACGTCGCCCCCAAGACCAACCCCGGCTACTGGTCCGGCAAAGTCGCCCGGAACATGGCCCGTGACGGTGACACCGACCAGCGTCTCAAGGACGCCGGCTGGACGGTGCTCCGGTTCTGGGAGCACGAATCCGCAGAGGCATGCGCCGCCCGGATCGCGCACGAAGTCGCACAGCGCCGTGCCCCCGCTCACGGCGAGGGCACGGACGCCGAACCGGGCTGA